One genomic window of Mercenaria mercenaria strain notata chromosome 2, MADL_Memer_1, whole genome shotgun sequence includes the following:
- the LOC123562986 gene encoding snaclec 1-like isoform X2 encodes MLAKVSSVVTLVVIGTTILIGTWPVEIEGNRNFDGGYSETKTRRFLTTDHAVGCQNDGYVFDPPTNLCLKFYESPKYNWTDAQNYCNSSHGRLAIITGDQKIKDVLTFYKDGGYTSPLWVGATDFGNSHVFTFTDGSKLTFDPSEGKDLKDHNCLYVTGGSYKGFGPCTERHGFICEK; translated from the exons atgtTAGCAAAGG TTTCTTCTGTGGTGACTTTGGTGGTAATTGGTACAACAATCTTGATAGGAACATGGCCTGTCGAAATCGAGGGCAATCGCAATTTTG ATGGTGGGTATTCTGAAAcaaagacaagaagatttttgacgACAGATCATGCAG TTGGATGTCAAAACGATGGATATGTTTTTGATCCTCCAACAAATTTGTGCCTGAAGTTCTATGAAAGCCCAAAATATAACTGGACAGACGCCCAAAACTACTGTAACTCTAGTCATGGACGTCTGGCGATTATAACTGGCGATCAAAAGATTAAAGATGTACTGACTTTCTATAAGGATGGTGGGT ACACGAGTCCACTCTGGGTCGGGGCTACTGATTTTGGCAATAGTCACGTGTTCACATTCACCGATGGTTCTAAGCTTACATTTGACCCATCCGAAGGGAAGGACCTGAAAGACCACAACTGCCTTTATGTGACCGGTGGATCGTACAAGGGTTTTGGCCCCTGTACTGAACGGCATGGATTTATCTGTGAAAAATAA
- the LOC123562986 gene encoding snaclec 1-like isoform X1: MLAKVSSVVTLVVIGTTILIGTWPVEIEGNRNFDGGYSETKTRRFLTTDHAGTFGCQNDGYVFDPPTNLCLKFYESPKYNWTDAQNYCNSSHGRLAIITGDQKIKDVLTFYKDGGYTSPLWVGATDFGNSHVFTFTDGSKLTFDPSEGKDLKDHNCLYVTGGSYKGFGPCTERHGFICEK, translated from the exons atgtTAGCAAAGG TTTCTTCTGTGGTGACTTTGGTGGTAATTGGTACAACAATCTTGATAGGAACATGGCCTGTCGAAATCGAGGGCAATCGCAATTTTG ATGGTGGGTATTCTGAAAcaaagacaagaagatttttgacgACAGATCATGCAGGTACAT TTGGATGTCAAAACGATGGATATGTTTTTGATCCTCCAACAAATTTGTGCCTGAAGTTCTATGAAAGCCCAAAATATAACTGGACAGACGCCCAAAACTACTGTAACTCTAGTCATGGACGTCTGGCGATTATAACTGGCGATCAAAAGATTAAAGATGTACTGACTTTCTATAAGGATGGTGGGT ACACGAGTCCACTCTGGGTCGGGGCTACTGATTTTGGCAATAGTCACGTGTTCACATTCACCGATGGTTCTAAGCTTACATTTGACCCATCCGAAGGGAAGGACCTGAAAGACCACAACTGCCTTTATGTGACCGGTGGATCGTACAAGGGTTTTGGCCCCTGTACTGAACGGCATGGATTTATCTGTGAAAAATAA